From Vibrio artabrorum, a single genomic window includes:
- a CDS encoding type II and III secretion system protein family protein codes for MQHPIKQALRIFLASLLISLFCTTNALAADRSITLNDGQHIQLKMPIGKVFISNPDIADYKIINDNTLVVFAKGVGQSRLIVYGVNDDVLLSDRIVVDLDLTDVRRQLKFHFPDAKVKVQSVGEQVAVSGVVDSEGTRDDIYRLVASLLGRKKIEKWNKIEKLEFKSDNSDYEEPESMVFSRNMTWEGIIERIEVATTQQVNVKISVAQVTDSFGKTVGVDWSSVGSSVGEFVFDQFDASNLSTLITALGNDQIAEVLAEPNLTVLSGESASFLVGGEVPVIVQTNNNVNITFKEFGIKLDLTAKVLSQDKIRMQLAPEVSEIESYVEAAGVKVPQLSSRRAMTTVELADGDSFILGGLMSSTDLEKMQKIPLIGDIPVLGAAFRKATTERKRTELIIVATVNLVEPMKPQDVQLPYIKKTSTLSRWLNIHTNDKLVTSSDATIRLLSQGGFIQ; via the coding sequence ATGCAACATCCAATCAAGCAAGCGCTACGTATTTTTCTGGCATCTCTGTTGATTAGCTTATTTTGCACTACAAATGCTTTGGCTGCTGATCGTTCCATTACGCTTAATGATGGTCAGCACATTCAATTAAAAATGCCGATCGGAAAAGTGTTTATTAGTAACCCCGATATCGCGGACTACAAGATCATTAATGACAATACTTTGGTGGTGTTTGCTAAGGGAGTTGGGCAGTCACGCCTGATTGTCTATGGAGTTAATGACGATGTGTTGCTTTCGGATCGCATTGTTGTCGATTTGGATCTAACGGATGTTCGACGCCAACTTAAATTTCATTTTCCTGACGCCAAAGTCAAGGTTCAGTCGGTTGGAGAACAAGTCGCAGTGAGCGGTGTTGTCGATTCAGAGGGGACTCGTGACGATATCTACCGCTTAGTTGCCAGCTTGCTGGGGCGCAAAAAAATTGAGAAATGGAATAAAATTGAAAAGTTAGAGTTCAAATCAGACAACTCAGATTATGAAGAACCAGAGAGTATGGTTTTTTCCCGTAATATGACTTGGGAAGGGATCATCGAACGCATAGAAGTCGCCACGACGCAGCAAGTCAACGTTAAAATATCGGTGGCTCAGGTAACGGATTCATTTGGAAAAACGGTCGGTGTTGACTGGAGTTCGGTGGGTTCAAGCGTTGGTGAATTTGTTTTCGATCAATTTGATGCTTCAAATCTAAGCACGTTAATCACCGCGTTAGGCAACGATCAGATTGCTGAAGTCTTAGCCGAACCCAACTTAACGGTGTTGTCCGGAGAATCCGCGAGTTTTCTTGTTGGGGGGGAAGTACCGGTTATCGTACAGACGAACAATAATGTAAACATCACTTTTAAAGAGTTCGGTATTAAGCTCGATCTCACTGCGAAAGTACTTAGCCAAGATAAAATTCGAATGCAGTTAGCACCCGAAGTCAGTGAGATCGAAAGTTATGTTGAAGCGGCGGGCGTAAAAGTACCTCAACTCTCTTCACGACGTGCGATGACGACAGTAGAACTGGCCGATGGCGATAGTTTCATTCTTGGTGGCTTGATGAGCAGTACCGATTTGGAAAAAATGCAAAAAATTCCTTTAATCGGCGATATACCCGTACTGGGAGCCGCTTTTAGAAAAGCAACGACAGAACGCAAGCGCACGGAATTAATTATTGTGGCAACCGTGAATTTAGTTGAGCCGATGAAACCGCAAGACGTTCAACTTCCTTACATCAAAAAGACTTCTACATTGTCTCGTTGGCTCAATATCCACACTAATGACAAGTTAGTGACGTCATCTGATGCCACAATTCGCCTATTGTCACAAGGAGGGTTTATTCAATGA
- a CDS encoding AAA family ATPase: protein MFDLTKALTTKAKEEPVVTTGVLGCTLFYQTQECVNLIQEVFRFEGWNEPECLKVSAGLTKLTEKQNSHIIILEFNESRNVVEDVKAFASKLPTHQGVIVIGKEDAISTLRSLKDMGFYYVFWPVNKQEFADFLNHVSKNLKTFSGVSEKRKAKRVAVVGSKGGVGASFITTELSSLLATQGTDTIVVDHQYTDTNIDILLGLKEFTPRTIDEFTAPLHEMDGEGALSYLFSARKNLRLLAIDGDMSQVDILNYNQTLCDLLSRNTNFIVEDFSGGVDFKVEPQLLVENFDVVVLVLDASVSSVRSAKRLYEKITNLQLTLSSRTRVITVVNYHRPENAYVLQKPDIIKYLGSKVDLEINYCKSLSHIVIDGKRGHKHDRQIGRSMDLLVKSINGLPVDQKGMGSWLKKVRVK from the coding sequence ATGTTCGACCTGACTAAAGCATTAACAACAAAAGCGAAAGAAGAGCCGGTAGTCACGACCGGTGTTTTAGGCTGCACGCTGTTTTATCAAACACAAGAGTGCGTGAACCTTATTCAGGAAGTGTTTCGCTTTGAAGGTTGGAACGAACCTGAGTGCCTAAAAGTTAGCGCGGGTTTGACTAAATTAACCGAGAAACAAAACAGCCATATCATCATTCTAGAATTTAATGAATCACGTAATGTTGTCGAAGATGTTAAAGCCTTTGCCAGCAAACTGCCCACACACCAAGGGGTGATTGTTATTGGTAAAGAAGACGCGATATCGACGTTGCGTTCTCTTAAAGATATGGGTTTTTACTATGTATTTTGGCCGGTAAATAAGCAAGAATTCGCGGATTTCTTAAACCATGTTAGTAAAAATCTTAAGACTTTTTCAGGAGTTAGTGAGAAACGTAAAGCCAAACGAGTGGCTGTTGTTGGCTCAAAAGGTGGCGTAGGTGCGTCATTTATTACCACTGAGTTGAGTTCACTGTTGGCGACTCAAGGTACAGATACCATTGTTGTCGACCATCAATACACAGATACCAATATTGATATATTACTGGGCTTAAAAGAATTTACCCCCCGTACGATTGATGAATTTACTGCGCCATTGCATGAGATGGATGGAGAAGGCGCGTTGAGTTATTTATTCAGCGCACGAAAAAACCTTCGTCTGTTAGCGATTGATGGTGACATGAGTCAGGTAGATATTCTCAATTACAATCAAACACTTTGTGATCTTTTATCTCGAAATACCAACTTCATTGTTGAAGATTTTTCTGGGGGGGTGGACTTTAAAGTTGAACCTCAACTTTTAGTTGAAAACTTTGATGTGGTTGTGTTGGTTTTGGATGCGTCAGTATCTTCGGTGAGAAGTGCGAAACGCTTGTATGAAAAAATCACCAACTTGCAACTCACGTTATCATCTCGAACTCGAGTCATCACAGTCGTGAACTACCATCGTCCTGAAAACGCTTATGTGCTACAAAAGCCTGACATAATCAAATACTTAGGTTCAAAGGTCGATCTGGAAATTAATTACTGTAAATCGTTATCGCATATCGTCATTGATGGCAAACGAGGGCACAAGCACGATCGTCAAATCGGTCGTTCTATGGATTTATTGGTTAAATCGATTAATGGCCTGCCAGTGGATCAAAAGGGCATGGGTTCGTGGTTGAAGAAGGTGCGTGTTAAATGA
- a CDS encoding CpaF family protein — protein MSSNKELYLAFRGQIFEALDAEAVQKMSRRELESQIQAAVDLLANSYQRPITSMMKSGLVKSLIDELFGLGPLQPLVEDQSISDIMVNGPNNIFFERHGKVQKSDVTFVNEEQLLAIAKRIASRVGRRVDELSPTVDARLDDGSRVNIVIPPIALDGTSISIRKFREQNIGFEDLIGFGSMSPEMARVLMIASRCRMNVLISGGTGSGKTTLLNALSQYIAEDERIVTIEDAAELRLQQPNLVRLETRSSSVEQTGAVTQRELVINALRMRPDRIILGECRGSEAFEMLQAMNTGHDGSMSTLHANTPRDAIARVESMVMMANLNQPLDAIRRTIVSAVQMIVQVNRLRDGSRKITSISEIVGLEGDSVVIEEIYRFRYDEAHFGDTVKGDFATNGIMQRSELVKKAQFFGLYDELMASFKGG, from the coding sequence ATGAGTTCTAACAAAGAGCTATACCTTGCGTTTCGTGGACAGATATTTGAAGCATTAGATGCTGAAGCGGTTCAAAAAATGAGCCGTCGAGAGTTGGAATCACAAATACAAGCGGCGGTTGATCTGCTCGCTAACAGTTATCAACGGCCAATCACTTCGATGATGAAGTCGGGCTTAGTCAAAAGTTTGATCGATGAGCTGTTTGGGTTAGGGCCCTTACAACCGTTGGTCGAAGATCAATCCATCTCCGATATTATGGTGAACGGACCCAACAATATCTTTTTTGAACGACACGGCAAGGTTCAAAAGTCTGACGTGACGTTTGTGAACGAAGAGCAGCTATTAGCCATTGCTAAGCGTATCGCATCACGTGTTGGGCGACGAGTTGATGAACTTTCTCCGACCGTCGATGCGCGACTTGATGATGGCAGCCGGGTAAACATCGTTATTCCACCGATTGCTCTGGATGGCACGTCGATTTCTATACGTAAGTTTAGAGAACAAAACATCGGTTTTGAAGACTTGATTGGTTTTGGTTCTATGTCTCCAGAGATGGCAAGAGTGTTAATGATAGCCTCTCGTTGTCGTATGAATGTGTTGATTTCTGGCGGGACTGGTTCGGGTAAAACCACACTGCTTAATGCGCTTTCTCAGTACATCGCAGAAGATGAACGTATTGTCACTATTGAGGATGCCGCTGAATTGCGTTTGCAACAGCCGAACTTGGTTCGTTTGGAAACACGATCTTCGAGTGTTGAACAGACAGGTGCAGTGACCCAACGAGAATTAGTTATCAATGCACTCCGTATGCGTCCTGATCGAATTATTCTTGGTGAGTGTCGTGGCTCTGAAGCGTTCGAAATGCTACAAGCTATGAATACTGGTCATGATGGGTCAATGTCTACCTTGCACGCCAATACACCTAGAGATGCGATTGCGCGTGTCGAATCGATGGTCATGATGGCGAATTTGAATCAACCCCTTGATGCGATTCGAAGAACAATCGTGAGTGCCGTTCAAATGATTGTTCAGGTGAACAGACTGCGTGATGGTTCCCGTAAAATTACCAGTATTTCGGAAATTGTTGGTCTTGAAGGCGATAGTGTGGTGATAGAGGAGATCTATCGTTTCCGTTATGACGAGGCGCATTTTGGTGACACCGTCAAAGGTGACTTTGCCACCAACGGTATTATGCAACGCTCTGAGCTAGTGAAGAAAGCCCAATTCTTCGGGCTTTATGATGAGCTTATGGCCTCGTTTAAGGGGGGATAG
- a CDS encoding type II secretion system F family protein: protein MLWLSLILFAIVLFLVRDSKVRKVDHFFNIEQAEAESFNAINIKSLVKKQSWQKFKESTSPTLMILGPRSFLYIGLYVVVCIIVSWYFVVKLLLMTNMMLILGLSLLATFFGYRFLVTKRRRDFENTFPDALNIMMSSVTAGESLMQAISYVGEIMDNAVGREFKLMGERLKLGESPEVALQRSCKNYPYPEFLFFTVTLRANIARGGQLKGVLARLIRVLVEARTLEKKKMAMTSEARISAKIVAAIPVIFMLLLNYVSPDNVHFILYDPAGRIVLFYVLGSEFLGLFIIWLLVRGVRT from the coding sequence ATGCTTTGGTTGTCGCTTATTCTCTTTGCCATTGTTCTTTTTTTGGTCAGAGACTCAAAGGTCAGAAAAGTTGATCATTTTTTCAACATTGAACAAGCTGAAGCGGAAAGCTTCAATGCAATCAACATTAAATCTCTGGTAAAAAAACAAAGTTGGCAGAAGTTCAAAGAGTCAACCTCACCAACGTTGATGATTTTAGGTCCGCGTTCTTTTTTATATATCGGCCTGTATGTTGTGGTCTGCATCATTGTATCTTGGTACTTCGTGGTGAAGTTACTCTTGATGACAAACATGATGTTAATCCTTGGCTTATCTTTATTGGCTACGTTCTTTGGTTATCGCTTCTTGGTTACCAAAAGACGACGAGATTTTGAGAATACGTTCCCCGATGCTTTGAACATTATGATGAGTTCGGTTACGGCGGGTGAAAGTTTGATGCAAGCCATCAGTTATGTTGGCGAAATCATGGACAACGCTGTAGGCCGAGAGTTCAAACTCATGGGAGAGCGATTGAAACTGGGTGAATCTCCGGAAGTTGCACTTCAGCGCTCGTGCAAAAACTATCCCTATCCTGAGTTCTTATTTTTTACCGTCACCCTTAGGGCCAATATCGCTCGAGGGGGGCAACTTAAAGGTGTGTTAGCGAGACTGATTCGTGTCTTAGTTGAGGCGCGAACACTAGAAAAAAAGAAGATGGCAATGACCTCGGAAGCTCGGATCTCAGCAAAGATTGTCGCCGCCATTCCTGTGATTTTTATGCTTCTGCTCAATTATGTGAGCCCTGATAATGTGCATTTCATTTTATATGACCCTGCCGGCCGAATTGTCCTTTTCTATGTGTTGGGGAGTGAGTTTTTGGGGTTGTTCATTATTTGGCTCTTAGTGAGAGGTGTACGTACATGA
- a CDS encoding type II secretion system F family protein: MMLLAALIVLFLSLLFLIFDSIRAEQRRYKIAVYLTGDSVRSPSHLNRFFVRFGKEHRRELEQKMIEAGYYNTEWAKFYFPAKLLVLGIVSVSMLLIDMPMNNKLLVVVFSLIGVIVVPDALLSMRRKLLINRTSAQMPYLLDMMALCVQTGMTIEAALAYLAKELAEFDSDLCYQIKRTSDSAKIHGLDKALNDLGERIPTPEVRSFVLTLIQNLQYGTSVSQVLSDLAEDMRKAQILTVEEKVGKLSAKMSVPLILLIMFPIVILILAPGVMQMSLNFGG, from the coding sequence ATGATGTTATTGGCAGCCCTCATTGTTTTGTTTTTATCACTCCTGTTTCTGATATTTGATTCTATTCGCGCAGAGCAAAGACGCTATAAGATCGCGGTTTACTTAACCGGAGACAGCGTTCGTTCACCCTCTCACTTGAATCGCTTTTTTGTTCGGTTTGGTAAGGAGCATCGGCGCGAACTGGAACAAAAAATGATAGAGGCAGGGTATTACAACACTGAATGGGCAAAGTTTTATTTTCCTGCCAAGTTGTTAGTTCTGGGCATTGTCTCGGTGTCGATGCTGTTAATCGATATGCCGATGAATAATAAACTGTTGGTGGTGGTATTTAGCCTTATTGGCGTTATTGTCGTACCCGATGCACTGCTTAGTATGAGACGCAAGCTTCTGATTAATAGAACTTCAGCTCAGATGCCGTATTTGCTTGATATGATGGCGCTTTGTGTGCAAACCGGTATGACGATAGAAGCCGCATTAGCCTATTTAGCCAAAGAACTTGCTGAGTTTGACTCTGACCTTTGTTATCAAATTAAGCGCACCTCGGACTCGGCAAAAATACACGGTTTAGATAAGGCACTGAATGATTTGGGTGAGCGGATCCCCACGCCTGAGGTACGAAGTTTTGTGCTGACACTCATTCAAAACTTACAATATGGTACATCAGTCTCTCAGGTATTGAGTGATCTCGCCGAAGACATGCGAAAAGCGCAAATACTGACTGTAGAAGAAAAGGTAGGCAAGCTTTCAGCGAAGATGAGTGTTCCTTTGATCCTCTTGATTATGTTTCCGATCGTAATATTGATTCTTGCACCAGGTGTGATGCAAATGTCACTGAATTTTGGAGGATAA
- a CDS encoding tetratricopeptide repeat protein: MLGKRIILALLTLSVLAGCESTPAQQRLEPDDVASMEKVKNYDGLISHYKSELKKGSQDREIKEKLAWAYFYKGDLESANFYVQYLKKEGVENSNLYQLEGQVFDAKNDTENAISSYKSSIKVGNQTGQIHVLLGVAYTKAGRYKEAYQELDKARLRGFDDIAIKNNIAMIHMAKGEFDQAIETLVPILKQDPGNKIVKANLAVALMKTHKVESAKKLLKGDFSDQELQSIATELAQK, encoded by the coding sequence GTGTTAGGAAAACGTATTATTTTAGCTTTGTTAACGTTGAGCGTTTTAGCTGGCTGTGAATCAACGCCTGCACAACAGAGGCTGGAACCCGATGATGTTGCGAGTATGGAAAAAGTCAAAAATTACGATGGCTTAATCAGTCACTACAAATCCGAGTTAAAAAAAGGCTCTCAAGATAGAGAAATAAAAGAAAAACTGGCATGGGCCTATTTTTATAAAGGTGACTTAGAATCAGCCAATTTCTATGTTCAGTACTTAAAAAAAGAAGGGGTTGAAAATTCGAATTTGTACCAGTTAGAAGGGCAAGTGTTTGATGCGAAAAACGATACTGAAAATGCCATCTCTTCTTACAAGTCTTCCATCAAAGTGGGCAATCAAACGGGTCAAATTCATGTTTTACTCGGTGTGGCGTACACCAAAGCAGGAAGATACAAAGAGGCCTATCAAGAACTTGATAAGGCGCGCTTGCGTGGCTTTGACGATATCGCGATTAAGAACAACATTGCCATGATTCATATGGCAAAGGGGGAGTTCGATCAGGCAATTGAAACATTAGTCCCTATTTTAAAACAAGATCCCGGAAACAAGATCGTAAAAGCAAATCTTGCTGTTGCGCTCATGAAAACTCACAAAGTCGAGTCAGCAAAAAAATTACTCAAAGGTGACTTTTCGGACCAAGAGCTTCAGAGCATAGCCACAGAATTGGCTCAAAAATAG
- a CDS encoding TadE/TadG family type IV pilus assembly protein has product MRCFYRQKGATSIEFVLGAIALFFVTFTIFESSYQIYIVNMTEYSLRETIRNTKIYEGKSINQQYENKFKALIEDNNSLWHFLIDRSRFSIQGKYFKNYSDFIANRGYSAQDLDSSYVLAEITVTYRYSPVIKFSGSSDKNISRTMVLNLEHEGWKDDTQ; this is encoded by the coding sequence ATGAGATGTTTTTATCGGCAAAAAGGAGCGACATCGATTGAGTTCGTGTTGGGCGCAATCGCTTTGTTTTTTGTCACTTTTACGATTTTCGAATCGAGTTACCAAATTTATATTGTGAACATGACGGAATATTCTCTTAGAGAAACCATTAGGAACACAAAAATATATGAAGGTAAAAGCATTAATCAGCAATATGAAAATAAGTTTAAAGCGCTTATCGAGGACAATAATAGCTTATGGCATTTCCTCATTGATCGTTCACGGTTCTCGATACAAGGTAAATATTTCAAAAACTATTCCGACTTTATCGCCAACAGAGGATATTCAGCGCAAGACTTAGACTCTTCTTATGTTCTTGCAGAGATCACGGTGACTTACCGTTACTCGCCAGTGATTAAATTCTCAGGATCGTCTGATAAAAATATTTCGCGCACTATGGTGCTGAATTTAGAGCATGAGGGCTGGAAAGATGACACTCAGTAG
- the tadF gene encoding tight adherence pilus pseudopilin TadF gives MTLSSLNIMGLKRQRGSFTIELVFVIIALGGIYLFAADLSYQLLVRAKLDRSSFALVNIIKERSRYFEGEVLAGKNLSVTNAELRDLTTVASRMLDTPPEDVAIKVESLINKRNVAEFSSHKFRSLQCNSDSILEHADLAPVEKGKVYPLYRVTLCEENRSWLKPFFDGGTKSMVKIASSSIMPGR, from the coding sequence ATGACACTCAGTAGCCTAAATATAATGGGTCTAAAGCGTCAGCGCGGCTCGTTTACCATCGAATTGGTATTCGTCATCATAGCGCTGGGCGGCATCTACTTGTTTGCTGCAGACTTAAGTTATCAACTGCTTGTGCGAGCAAAGCTCGATCGATCAAGTTTTGCTTTAGTCAATATCATAAAAGAGCGATCTCGTTATTTTGAGGGTGAGGTGCTAGCCGGAAAAAACCTCTCTGTGACCAATGCAGAGCTACGAGATTTAACCACAGTCGCCAGTCGAATGCTGGATACACCACCGGAAGATGTGGCCATCAAAGTCGAGTCATTAATAAATAAGCGTAATGTGGCTGAGTTTTCCAGTCATAAGTTTAGGAGCTTACAGTGCAACTCCGATTCTATTCTCGAACATGCCGATTTAGCCCCTGTCGAAAAAGGAAAGGTTTATCCATTATATCGAGTCACTCTTTGTGAAGAAAATCGTTCTTGGCTCAAGCCCTTCTTTGATGGTGGTACTAAATCAATGGTTAAGATTGCCTCTTCGTCAATAATGCCAGGGAGATGA
- a CDS encoding TadE/TadG family type IV pilus assembly protein, with protein MRIPRYQYSSSSLQKQKGVAAVWMGLLLVPIMGVTFWAVEGTRYVQETSRLRDSAEAAALAVTIQDQPNTANSLAKKYVDNYVRDIKSKKLSAVRVHQAEDEGAGVLEYIQYTVNAQTTHDSWFVSSFIPSFEAQQTLAGRSLARKYPVYLGDNNIDIVFVSDFSGSMKDRWGQHRHRKIDDLKTAINRISDKILCSSTRRQLVNGHWKEVCDEPGPQSASDKLLNRVGFVPYNVRTREVAPGNQVHVTSQLSYKNNYRTYTSSYSYNDVDWNAWRGKTRQQVNSCARWQSYCYNPRAENHEYAKRVKDVLDSSRSNVADVYNYVDIPSTVNTMLTDKSLLKSNYYSVTGVNLFNGFGDQDVSQFHNIRLTNKRTDLNPISTMWANGGTNAYQGILRGSQILNEGNPHSSVQEDQQAYNKKIKMLLILSDGQESPNNNILRQLVSSGMCNKARQEIPGLYIGIIGINFRASQQSGFQDCVIDSQEDIIDVSNLDELIEKIEKLIRKGSKTSGITKLY; from the coding sequence ATGAGAATACCAAGATATCAGTATTCAAGCTCAAGCCTGCAAAAACAGAAAGGGGTGGCCGCGGTCTGGATGGGCTTATTGCTCGTGCCTATCATGGGCGTTACCTTTTGGGCGGTTGAAGGTACACGATATGTGCAAGAAACCAGTCGGCTAAGAGATTCAGCAGAGGCCGCAGCATTAGCGGTGACGATTCAGGATCAGCCGAATACGGCGAATTCTTTGGCTAAAAAATATGTCGACAATTATGTCCGAGACATCAAATCAAAGAAACTGTCTGCCGTCAGAGTTCATCAAGCAGAAGATGAGGGGGCGGGAGTCCTTGAGTACATCCAATATACCGTAAACGCACAAACGACCCATGATTCTTGGTTTGTGAGTAGTTTCATTCCTTCGTTTGAGGCGCAACAGACACTCGCTGGCCGTTCGTTAGCGAGAAAGTACCCGGTATACCTAGGGGATAACAATATCGATATTGTTTTTGTCTCGGATTTTTCAGGATCGATGAAAGACAGATGGGGCCAACATCGACATAGAAAAATTGACGACTTGAAAACGGCCATTAATCGAATATCGGATAAGATTCTTTGTTCATCGACTCGTCGACAACTCGTCAATGGTCATTGGAAAGAAGTGTGTGATGAGCCAGGGCCACAGTCGGCCAGCGATAAATTGCTTAACCGAGTCGGCTTTGTGCCCTATAACGTACGAACCAGAGAAGTAGCCCCTGGAAATCAAGTGCATGTGACAAGTCAGTTGAGTTATAAAAATAACTATCGAACCTACACTTCATCGTATTCGTATAATGATGTTGATTGGAATGCCTGGAGAGGAAAAACAAGGCAACAGGTAAACAGCTGTGCTCGTTGGCAATCATACTGTTATAACCCAAGAGCAGAAAATCATGAGTACGCTAAGCGGGTAAAAGATGTCCTTGATTCCAGCCGATCTAACGTTGCAGATGTCTATAACTATGTTGATATTCCGTCTACAGTGAATACCATGTTAACCGACAAATCATTATTGAAGTCTAACTACTACAGTGTGACGGGCGTGAATTTATTCAATGGGTTTGGTGACCAAGATGTATCACAGTTTCACAACATTCGGCTTACCAATAAGCGAACAGATTTGAATCCGATTTCCACTATGTGGGCTAACGGTGGTACTAACGCTTACCAAGGCATATTGAGGGGCTCTCAAATCTTAAATGAGGGTAACCCTCATAGTTCCGTTCAAGAAGATCAGCAAGCTTATAATAAGAAAATTAAGATGTTACTGATTCTAAGTGATGGACAGGAATCACCCAATAACAACATTCTTCGACAACTTGTAAGCTCGGGCATGTGCAACAAAGCAAGACAAGAGATCCCCGGTCTATACATAGGGATTATCGGTATCAACTTTCGAGCTTCTCAACAAAGTGGCTTTCAAGACTGTGTTATCGACTCGCAGGAAGACATCATCGATGTATCTAACCTAGATGAGTTGATTGAAAAGATAGAAAAACTCATCCGTAAAGGTTCAAAAACGAGCGGAATAACTAAGTTGTACTAG
- a CDS encoding OmpA family protein produces MRNLVMGAVIISTLPFSFAVNAKDGVSEYCDTAFSEYQHSVIVDDIVGVAQHRQGFLQITQKSDNSELKQALQKQSNLGLEQSRCKTWISNQERHGLLARLHFGFDQYNLTPMGNKALNELADSLKVTNSPITVYGHTDKTGSKGYNQALGLKRALTTSDGLVSKGVEKNRIVVRSFGETKPIASNATSEGRAKNRRSEIWSSEEKQ; encoded by the coding sequence ATGAGAAATTTAGTAATGGGTGCAGTCATCATCTCGACATTACCGTTTAGCTTTGCTGTCAATGCTAAAGATGGCGTTAGTGAATACTGTGACACTGCGTTCAGTGAATACCAACATAGTGTCATTGTCGATGATATTGTCGGTGTCGCTCAGCATCGACAGGGCTTTCTGCAGATAACACAGAAGTCTGACAACAGCGAGTTAAAGCAAGCGCTGCAGAAACAGTCAAACTTAGGTTTGGAACAGTCGCGATGTAAGACTTGGATCAGCAACCAAGAACGACACGGGTTGTTAGCACGCCTTCATTTTGGCTTTGACCAATACAACTTAACGCCCATGGGGAATAAAGCATTAAATGAGTTAGCCGATTCGTTAAAAGTGACCAATAGTCCGATTACCGTGTATGGACACACTGACAAAACGGGTTCTAAAGGTTACAATCAAGCACTTGGCCTCAAGAGAGCATTGACTACGTCCGATGGTTTAGTCTCGAAAGGCGTTGAAAAAAATCGTATTGTTGTTCGATCATTTGGTGAAACTAAACCGATTGCTTCTAACGCTACGTCGGAAGGTCGAGCGAAAAATCGACGCTCAGAAATTTGGTCTTCTGAGGAAAAACAGTGA